A genomic stretch from Mycobacterium malmoense includes:
- a CDS encoding TetR/AcrR family transcriptional regulator — protein MGGVRATRRQLNAELTRTAVLDAARALFVAKGFEATSVDEIAQASRSSKGAVYHHFRDKQAIFGEVFRTSQAAIMQAVLPAALESMPDDASPWEQALLAISAVLRCYVEDDEARVLLRESAGALGWDRKQAVDEELALPLLRGVLTELIEAGEVVAIPVGVTAELLYALLSKTGPIIAAAEDPAQAVAEIEPVLFKMLSGLRREPATPKGKNARLGFARP, from the coding sequence ATGGGCGGCGTCAGGGCAACCCGGCGGCAGCTGAACGCGGAGCTCACCCGGACCGCAGTGCTCGACGCAGCCCGGGCGCTTTTCGTCGCCAAAGGCTTCGAAGCGACCTCCGTCGACGAGATCGCCCAGGCGTCGCGATCCAGCAAGGGCGCCGTCTACCACCACTTTCGGGACAAGCAGGCGATCTTTGGCGAAGTCTTCCGGACCAGCCAGGCCGCCATCATGCAGGCAGTACTGCCGGCTGCCCTGGAATCCATGCCGGATGACGCCAGCCCGTGGGAGCAGGCATTGCTCGCGATCAGCGCGGTGCTGCGGTGTTATGTCGAGGACGACGAGGCGCGGGTGTTGCTGCGTGAATCGGCCGGCGCGCTGGGCTGGGACCGTAAGCAGGCGGTCGACGAGGAGCTGGCGCTTCCGCTGCTCCGTGGGGTGCTCACCGAGCTGATCGAGGCGGGTGAAGTGGTGGCGATACCGGTCGGTGTGACCGCCGAGTTGCTCTACGCCCTGCTCAGCAAGACGGGTCCGATCATCGCCGCCGCCGAGGATCCCGCACAAGCGGTCGCCGAGATCGAACCGGTGCTGTTCAAGATGTTAAGTGGCCTGCGCCGCGAACCGGCCACGCCGAAAGGCAAAAACGCGCGGCTGGGCTTCGCCCGGCCGTAA
- a CDS encoding PAS domain-containing protein: protein MQSIPNVREPGIERRRQPPPTPRDYLQQLPAIVLLNRLPTPTLAVGLDGELIYVNPAFAAMLGYPDANTLTGQPLSRLMAGLAHLPGHDCVTALRAAAGTVAEWCHVDGYHVRTVVSKALLTRVTDPLLLVTLIDVTDVLWSSKS, encoded by the coding sequence GTGCAGAGCATCCCGAATGTCCGCGAGCCCGGGATCGAGCGTCGTCGGCAGCCGCCGCCCACACCGCGCGACTACCTGCAGCAGCTGCCCGCCATAGTCCTGCTGAACCGACTACCGACGCCGACGCTGGCGGTCGGACTCGACGGTGAGCTCATCTACGTCAATCCCGCCTTCGCGGCGATGCTCGGCTACCCCGACGCCAACACCCTCACCGGACAACCACTTTCCCGTCTGATGGCCGGCCTCGCGCACCTCCCAGGGCATGACTGCGTCACCGCGCTGCGGGCCGCCGCGGGCACCGTCGCGGAGTGGTGTCACGTCGATGGCTATCACGTGCGCACCGTGGTATCGAAGGCGCTCCTCACGCGAGTCACCGACCCGTTGCTGCTGGTCACACTCATCGACGTCACCGATGTGCTGTGGAGCTCCAAGTCGTAG
- a CDS encoding SDR family NAD(P)-dependent oxidoreductase, protein MSLPKPDNQTTVVITGASSGIGAELARGLARRGFPLLLVARRRERLDELANEVGEEYTVAVEVMPLDLGDGGARAKLADRLRNEPIAGLCNSAGFGTSGVFHTLPLERESEEVTLNALALMELTHAALPGMVERGAGAVMNIASIAGFQPMPYMAVYSATKAFVQTFSEAVHEELHGTGVSVTVLCPGPVPTEWAEIANAERFSIPVAQVSPHEVAEAAIGGMLAGRRSVVPGVVPKVVSTGGRFVPRSLLLPAIRIGNRFRGGPGS, encoded by the coding sequence ATGAGCCTTCCGAAACCCGACAATCAGACCACCGTCGTCATCACCGGCGCCTCATCCGGTATCGGCGCCGAACTGGCTCGCGGCCTGGCCCGTCGCGGCTTTCCGCTGCTCCTGGTCGCGCGGCGCCGCGAGCGTCTCGACGAGCTGGCCAACGAGGTGGGCGAGGAGTACACGGTCGCCGTCGAGGTGATGCCGCTGGACCTCGGCGACGGCGGGGCCCGCGCAAAACTGGCGGACCGGCTTCGCAACGAACCGATCGCCGGGCTGTGCAACAGCGCCGGTTTCGGCACCAGCGGGGTCTTCCATACGCTGCCGCTGGAACGCGAGAGCGAAGAGGTCACCCTCAACGCGCTGGCGTTGATGGAACTGACCCATGCCGCCCTGCCCGGCATGGTCGAACGGGGCGCGGGGGCGGTGATGAACATCGCGTCGATCGCTGGGTTCCAGCCGATGCCCTACATGGCGGTGTATTCGGCCACCAAGGCTTTCGTGCAGACATTCTCCGAAGCCGTGCACGAGGAGCTGCACGGCACGGGCGTGTCGGTCACGGTGCTGTGCCCGGGCCCGGTGCCCACCGAGTGGGCGGAGATCGCCAATGCCGAACGGTTCAGCATTCCCGTCGCGCAGGTTTCGCCACACGAGGTGGCCGAAGCCGCGATCGGGGGGATGCTCGCCGGCAGGCGCAGCGTGGTGCCCGGGGTCGTGCCCAAGGTCGTCAGCACCGGCGGCAGATTCGTCCCGCGCAGCCTGCTGCTGCCCGCGATTCGGATCGGGAACCGATTCCGCGGCGGACCCGGTAGCTAG